CAAGCGCAGCCCCTCCAATACGGTGGGGTTTTGTCTCTTTTTCCAAGCTTCAGATGAAGAAACTTCAGGGATTTTGGAGGAACAGGAATGATCAAACGGGTTCGGTCGTGGTGGAATGGGGCTGACAAGCAGGAAACGCTGACTATATCCGAGGACAATATCCCGCAGCACGTCGCCATCATCATGGACGGCAATGGACGATGGGCCAAACGTCTGGGACTCCCGCGTATAGCCGGGCACCAAAATGGCATGAAGGCGGTCAAACGTGCGACCATCGCGGCGGAAGAACTGGGCATCAAATATCTGACGATGTACGCTTTTTCGACAGAAAACTGGACGCGTCCAAAAGAAGAAGTGGATTTTCTGATGCGACTTCCGCAAGAATTTCTGGCTATAGAGCTGGATGAACTTATAGAAAAAAATGTGCGCATTCGCATGATGGGCCAAGAGGAACATTTACCTTCTCATACCATCAATGCCTTGCGGGAAGCCATTCGTCTTACGGAACATAATACAGGTCTCGTTTTGAACTTTGCAATGAACTATGGAAGTCGTCGTGAAATGACGGACTGTGTTAAACAGATCGCTCTGCAGGTGAAGTCGGGGGAACTATCTGAAGAGGACATAACACCTGAACTCATTGATAGACATATGCTGACAGTTGATATGCCCGATCCGGATCTGCTGATCCGGACGAGCGGAGAGCTGAGATTAAGCAACTTTATGCTTTGGCAGCTTGCATATAGTGAATTATGGTTTACGGATATATACTGGCCCGAATTTGGCAAAAAGCATTTGCTTGAAGCAGTAGCCGAATATCAGCGCAGAACAAGGCGTTACGGCGGTTTGAAATAGATGGAGGATGAAGCCGTTGAAACAGCGATTAACGACAGGAATCATAGCAGGTGTGTTGTTTTTAGGTTTTTGCATGCTGGGCGGACCCTGGTACCATGGTTTGGTATTGCTTATGGCTCTCATCGGTTATTATGAGTTTGTTAAAATGACCGGGGTGATGCCTTTTTCAGGTGTGGCCCTGATTGGATATGCTGGTGTTTTTGCCATTGTGTTTCCCTGGGAAATGCTTTGGGAGGCAAGACCGCTATCCTTATTTCAGGTCATCTGGATTGTAATGCTTGTACTGATGACCGCTTCGGTTGTCACCAAAAATAAGGTCCCCGTGAATACAGTGGCCATGCTTTTCCTCGGCGTGTTGTATATAGGGATCGGTTTCTATTACATTGCAGAATCCAGACATCTGCATCATGGATTGTTTTGGACGTTTCTGTTGCTGGGCTCCATATGGGCCAGTGATGCAGGAGCTTATTTTGTAGGGAAACTAATTGGTAGAAACAAATTGTGGCCTTCCATCAGTCCAAACAAAACTGTGGAGGGTGCACTGGGTGGCATCGTGATTGCAATTGTTACGTCTGTTATTTTTGCATTAGTATCAGATGGTT
The window above is part of the Paenibacillus sp. 1781tsa1 genome. Proteins encoded here:
- a CDS encoding phosphatidate cytidylyltransferase, producing MKQRLTTGIIAGVLFLGFCMLGGPWYHGLVLLMALIGYYEFVKMTGVMPFSGVALIGYAGVFAIVFPWEMLWEARPLSLFQVIWIVMLVLMTASVVTKNKVPVNTVAMLFLGVLYIGIGFYYIAESRHLHHGLFWTFLLLGSIWASDAGAYFVGKLIGRNKLWPSISPNKTVEGALGGIVIAIVTSVIFALVSDGLLSWQRAIVIGIACAVVGQMGDLIQSAYKRVYNIKDSGSLLPGHGGILDRCDSWIVVFPFVHILMLLPY
- a CDS encoding isoprenyl transferase yields the protein MIKRVRSWWNGADKQETLTISEDNIPQHVAIIMDGNGRWAKRLGLPRIAGHQNGMKAVKRATIAAEELGIKYLTMYAFSTENWTRPKEEVDFLMRLPQEFLAIELDELIEKNVRIRMMGQEEHLPSHTINALREAIRLTEHNTGLVLNFAMNYGSRREMTDCVKQIALQVKSGELSEEDITPELIDRHMLTVDMPDPDLLIRTSGELRLSNFMLWQLAYSELWFTDIYWPEFGKKHLLEAVAEYQRRTRRYGGLK